From Segatella copri, the proteins below share one genomic window:
- a CDS encoding TlpA disulfide reductase family protein, whose product MKITRLFSVAAIMVAALALTSCNNKKFHINGNITEAQDSMLYLENISLNGPVKIDSVKLGEDGAFAFDEAAMDSVTPEFYRLRIANQTINLSIDSTETVKVKAAYPQMSFKYEVEGSENCNKIKELSLKQMTLQSNINGLVKDPNIGNDSIESIVGRMLQAYKQDIKTNYIFKEPMKAYAYYALFQTVQLGNVNTLIFNPRNNKDDVKVFAAVATSWDTYYPGAERGKNLHNIAIEGMKDIRIIENQMAQQQIEASKVSVNGCIELALQDNKGQVRRLSDLKGKVVLLDFHLFASKESTKRIMMLRELYNKYHAAGLEIYQVSVDPDEHFWKTSTAAIPWICVRDEDGIQGKSLALYNVQSIPTFFLIDRTNTLQARDAQIKDIEAAIKNLL is encoded by the coding sequence ATGAAGATAACTAGACTCTTTTCAGTGGCAGCGATTATGGTAGCTGCACTGGCTTTGACTTCTTGTAACAACAAGAAATTCCACATCAACGGCAATATCACAGAGGCTCAGGACTCTATGCTCTATCTGGAGAACATCAGCCTGAACGGTCCTGTGAAAATCGACTCTGTGAAACTGGGCGAGGATGGCGCCTTTGCCTTCGACGAGGCTGCCATGGACTCTGTTACCCCAGAGTTCTACCGCTTACGCATCGCCAACCAAACCATCAATCTTTCCATCGATTCTACAGAAACCGTCAAGGTAAAGGCGGCTTATCCGCAGATGAGCTTCAAATACGAAGTGGAAGGTTCTGAAAACTGCAACAAGATTAAGGAGCTGTCTCTTAAGCAGATGACTCTCCAGAGCAATATCAACGGGCTCGTGAAAGATCCTAACATCGGCAACGATTCTATCGAATCCATCGTAGGCCGCATGCTTCAGGCTTACAAACAGGACATCAAGACCAACTACATCTTCAAGGAGCCAATGAAGGCATACGCTTACTATGCGCTCTTCCAAACGGTACAGTTGGGCAATGTGAATACACTTATCTTCAACCCTCGCAACAACAAAGACGACGTGAAGGTATTTGCTGCCGTAGCAACCAGTTGGGATACCTACTATCCTGGCGCTGAGCGTGGCAAGAACCTCCACAATATCGCCATCGAGGGAATGAAGGACATCCGCATCATCGAGAACCAGATGGCACAGCAGCAGATTGAGGCCAGCAAGGTGAGCGTAAACGGATGCATCGAACTTGCACTTCAGGACAACAAGGGACAGGTACGCCGTCTCTCCGACCTCAAGGGCAAGGTGGTACTGCTCGACTTCCATCTCTTCGCCAGCAAAGAGAGCACCAAGCGCATCATGATGTTGCGTGAACTCTACAACAAGTATCATGCTGCCGGACTGGAGATTTATCAGGTATCAGTAGACCCAGACGAGCACTTCTGGAAGACCTCTACCGCTGCCATCCCTTGGATTTGCGTACGCGATGAAGATGGCATTCAGGGCAAGAGTCTGGCTCTCTACAATGTCCAGAGCATTCCTACCTTCTTCCTGATTGACCGCACCAACACCCTGCAGGCACGTGATGCACAGATTAAGGACATAGAGGCAGCCATCAAGAACCTTCTTTAA